The following coding sequences lie in one Haladaptatus sp. DJG-WS-42 genomic window:
- a CDS encoding heme-binding protein, with product MERREPPQTDEGWYALHDFRTIDWDAWREASSRVRERATEEGIEYLTAHEALEDTTEGASAVFSILGHKADLLILHLRPTMAQLDVAERQFEQTAFAEFTDQSSSYVSVTEVSGYMSQEYFEDDGEVDTGIARYIQSRIKPDLPDAEFVSFYPMSKSREPENNWYDLPFDERADHLSSHGEIGKQYAGKVKQVITGSIGMDDWEWGVTLFADDMTDIKQLLNEMRFDPSTSKFAEFGPFFTGRRFPPADLAAFLAGEHVPTGTAPDVDQETADSTHRGPPVADDDEPTHEEVDAEQFEQALRTHGISLSDYEEAGYGLIFRSTADAEDLAAEVSGLRKNFDHYDTHVMTTVRADAGHAGVISLWKNQRAAETAAGFLSDLDGVESGMGALLGDDVDEADETDESTSHGTDEDEDLRSELEDLNIYSGQPHGEDVWSMVLYSEADPQEVYDEVDSMRERFDHYDTHVKTAVYTAEMAEKTAIVSIWKTQSAANTAGGFLADLPGIVARAGEESGFGTMGMFYTVKPEYRADFVEKFETVGGLLADMDGHLETALLANLDDENDMFIASQWRDRDAAMAFFRSEAFRDTVQWGRDILADRPRHVFLA from the coding sequence ATGGAGCGACGCGAACCGCCACAGACCGACGAGGGTTGGTACGCACTGCACGACTTTCGGACGATAGACTGGGACGCTTGGCGCGAAGCGTCCAGCCGCGTCCGCGAGCGAGCCACTGAGGAGGGCATCGAGTACCTCACCGCACACGAGGCGCTCGAAGACACGACAGAAGGCGCGTCTGCGGTGTTCTCGATTCTCGGGCACAAAGCTGACCTACTTATCTTACACCTGCGCCCGACGATGGCCCAGCTCGACGTGGCAGAACGACAGTTCGAACAGACCGCCTTTGCCGAGTTCACCGACCAGTCCTCCTCGTACGTCTCCGTCACGGAGGTCTCTGGCTACATGTCTCAGGAGTACTTCGAGGACGACGGCGAGGTTGACACCGGCATCGCCCGGTACATCCAGTCGCGCATCAAACCGGACCTCCCCGACGCCGAGTTCGTCTCCTTCTACCCGATGAGCAAAAGCCGGGAGCCAGAGAACAACTGGTACGACCTCCCGTTCGACGAGCGTGCAGACCACCTCTCCAGCCACGGTGAAATCGGCAAACAGTACGCCGGGAAGGTCAAACAGGTCATCACCGGCTCGATTGGGATGGACGACTGGGAGTGGGGCGTCACGCTGTTCGCAGACGACATGACCGACATCAAGCAACTGCTGAACGAGATGCGCTTTGACCCCTCTACCTCCAAATTCGCAGAGTTCGGCCCCTTCTTTACGGGTCGGCGCTTCCCACCGGCGGACTTAGCAGCCTTCCTCGCGGGCGAACACGTCCCGACCGGGACGGCCCCCGACGTCGACCAAGAGACAGCAGACAGCACCCACCGCGGGCCACCCGTCGCGGACGACGACGAACCAACCCACGAGGAAGTGGATGCAGAACAGTTCGAACAGGCACTCAGAACCCACGGCATCTCGCTTTCCGACTACGAGGAAGCGGGCTACGGCCTCATCTTCCGGTCGACCGCGGACGCAGAAGACCTCGCCGCCGAGGTGAGTGGTCTGCGAAAGAACTTCGACCACTACGACACGCACGTGATGACCACGGTTCGCGCCGACGCTGGGCACGCAGGCGTCATCAGCCTCTGGAAGAACCAGCGCGCTGCGGAGACGGCCGCGGGCTTCCTCTCTGACTTAGATGGCGTCGAATCAGGAATGGGCGCGCTGCTCGGTGACGACGTGGACGAAGCCGACGAGACGGACGAATCCACCTCCCACGGCACGGACGAAGACGAAGACTTGCGCTCTGAGTTAGAGGACCTCAACATCTACTCCGGCCAGCCACACGGTGAAGACGTGTGGTCGATGGTGCTCTACTCGGAGGCCGACCCACAGGAGGTCTACGACGAGGTTGACAGCATGCGCGAGCGGTTCGACCACTACGACACGCACGTCAAAACCGCGGTATACACCGCAGAGATGGCTGAGAAGACGGCAATCGTCAGCATCTGGAAGACCCAGAGCGCGGCGAACACCGCAGGCGGCTTCCTCGCAGACCTGCCGGGCATCGTCGCCCGCGCTGGCGAGGAGTCCGGCTTCGGGACCATGGGGATGTTCTACACCGTGAAACCCGAGTACCGAGCGGATTTCGTCGAGAAGTTCGAGACGGTTGGCGGCCTGCTCGCGGACATGGACGGCCACTTAGAGACCGCACTGCTCGCCAATCTCGATGATGAAAACGACATGTTCATCGCCAGCCAGTGGCGCGACCGCGACGCCGCCATGGCCTTCTTCCGCAGCGAGGCGTTCCGCGACACCGTCCAGTGGGGCCGCGACATCCTCGCAGACCGCCCGCGTCACGTCTTCCTCGCGTAA
- a CDS encoding CBS domain-containing protein, with product MIQIFVASLAATALPTVPPTATAKEAAYLLREPDVPALVVVDATETVVGMVTEADIVALVATESTQLPVSGFMSNPVATVTPETSVHTAADTMQEVGVKHLPVVKNGVYHGLLSVDDIAPYVSRHRLDIVWKGDSFRAPEGTTPQPAD from the coding sequence ATGATACAGATTTTCGTTGCCTCACTCGCGGCAACCGCGCTCCCGACTGTCCCACCAACCGCGACCGCCAAAGAGGCGGCGTACCTGCTCAGAGAACCAGATGTGCCCGCACTCGTCGTCGTCGACGCCACGGAAACGGTGGTGGGAATGGTGACAGAAGCAGACATCGTCGCGCTCGTCGCAACGGAGAGTACGCAGCTGCCCGTTTCGGGGTTCATGTCGAACCCAGTCGCGACCGTGACGCCGGAAACAAGCGTTCACACCGCCGCCGACACGATGCAAGAGGTCGGCGTCAAACACCTGCCAGTGGTCAAAAATGGCGTCTACCACGGCCTGCTCAGCGTCGATGACATTGCGCCGTACGTCTCGCGCCACCGCCTCGACATCGTGTGGAAAGGCGACTCTTTTCGCGCACCCGAAGGGACGACACCGCAACCGGCCGATTAA
- a CDS encoding methyltransferase domain-containing protein — MTQETSQWNSSLYDTHHSFVHEYGASLIDLLAPERGERILDVGCGTGHLTAKIADSGATVVGLDQSVEMLAQAREQYPDRTFIEGDARDIEFDRPFDAVFSNAALHWIPEADAVAASLAAALKPGGRMVVELGGTGNIETIETGLIEAAADAGYDIAPENPWYFPSVGEYATVLEDAGFEVRDATLFDRPTTLDNGEAGLENWLQMFAGAMLDVIPEADQQAVLNDVTARLRRELFENGEWVADYRRLRVRAVKL; from the coding sequence ATGACTCAAGAGACGTCACAGTGGAACTCCTCGCTCTACGACACGCATCATTCGTTCGTCCACGAGTACGGTGCATCGCTTATCGACTTGCTCGCTCCCGAGCGAGGCGAGCGCATCCTCGATGTGGGCTGTGGCACGGGTCACCTCACCGCAAAAATCGCAGATAGCGGGGCCACGGTTGTCGGACTCGACCAGTCAGTCGAGATGCTCGCACAAGCCAGAGAGCAATATCCTGACCGCACCTTCATCGAAGGCGACGCCCGCGACATCGAGTTCGACCGACCGTTCGATGCCGTGTTTTCGAACGCGGCACTCCACTGGATTCCCGAGGCGGATGCAGTCGCAGCCTCGCTCGCGGCTGCCCTCAAACCCGGCGGGCGCATGGTGGTCGAACTCGGCGGCACGGGCAACATCGAGACCATCGAGACGGGCCTCATCGAGGCCGCTGCAGACGCTGGGTACGACATTGCGCCCGAAAATCCGTGGTACTTCCCGAGCGTCGGCGAGTACGCAACCGTCCTCGAAGACGCAGGGTTCGAGGTGCGAGATGCGACGCTCTTCGACCGCCCAACGACGCTCGATAACGGCGAAGCAGGCCTCGAAAACTGGCTGCAGATGTTCGCGGGCGCGATGCTCGACGTGATTCCAGAAGCCGACCAGCAGGCGGTTCTCAACGACGTAACCGCGCGACTGCGGCGCGAACTGTTCGAAAACGGCGAGTGGGTGGCCGACTACCGGCGGTTGCGAGTTAGAGCCGTCAAGCTGTGA
- a CDS encoding DUF6176 family protein: MGDVLLVNQRIAPGKTERAKALLSQMDDPEYADAALAILDAEGVHTESAFLRRGDDGDYVTYYIEAEDGATVYDVFKHVTEHPDELPNEMGAFVAEFNAVMDGDPYLVDSDVLYHLVNPERPA, encoded by the coding sequence ATGGGAGATGTCTTGCTCGTAAACCAGCGCATTGCACCCGGAAAAACCGAGCGCGCGAAAGCGTTACTCTCACAGATGGACGACCCCGAGTACGCCGACGCGGCACTCGCCATTCTCGACGCAGAAGGCGTCCACACCGAGTCTGCCTTTCTCCGTCGCGGAGACGACGGCGATTACGTCACCTACTACATCGAAGCCGAAGACGGCGCGACGGTGTACGACGTATTCAAACACGTCACCGAACATCCCGACGAGCTCCCCAACGAGATGGGGGCGTTCGTCGCGGAGTTCAACGCCGTGATGGACGGCGACCCGTATCTCGTAGACTCGGACGTACTCTATCACCTCGTGAACCCCGAGCGTCCGGCTTGA
- a CDS encoding metalloregulator ArsR/SmtB family transcription factor, whose amino-acid sequence MTVSLLNASEDVNRARANIFSALSDPTRLRIFQTIVEADDRLNGTAICDRTGLAANLVSHHLQCLTNCTLVAAERDGRKKFYRVARPEAIGLLELADECIRQDIESVLGCEIVRDE is encoded by the coding sequence ATGACTGTTTCACTGTTGAACGCTAGCGAAGACGTGAATCGGGCACGAGCCAATATCTTTAGTGCTCTCTCCGACCCGACGCGCTTGCGCATCTTCCAGACCATCGTGGAGGCAGACGACCGGCTCAACGGCACGGCAATCTGTGACCGAACCGGCCTCGCGGCGAATCTCGTTTCCCACCACCTCCAGTGTCTCACAAACTGTACACTAGTCGCAGCCGAGCGCGACGGGCGCAAGAAGTTCTACCGAGTTGCACGGCCAGAGGCTATTGGGCTACTCGAACTCGCGGATGAGTGTATCCGACAGGACATAGAGAGTGTGCTTGGCTGTGAAATCGTCCGCGACGAGTGA
- the merA gene encoding mercury(II) reductase has protein sequence MSSNSSYDLVVLGGGAAAFAALTEASSRGLSTALVNTGLPLGGTCVNVGCVPSKHLLEVGKMAFEPPRNPFKAVRYEQEPEVDWATAIDEKNELIASLREQNYVDVADHFDVDVYEGFGQFATDTSIEIGEGDDVGVTLSGEKILVATGSSPKIAPIDGIESVEYETSESILERRELPESVIMLGGGYIGLEWGQILHRAGVDVTILQRSAHVLSGMDSHLGREVERTFEEEGIRVVTGASFERVGSVTADGGQRSGLEGVFVEATVDGDTQRFEASDLFVATGVKPNSEGIGLDEIGVERDETGAIVVDDFFQTTNQTVYAAGDVIGEPMLETVAAKEGNHAVKNAFGDEGQSITYRHVPEVVFTSPEVASVGITEAEYMEEHGTCSCRTVLMKDESKSKAVKDTRGLVQVVKHHETDEIVGVHMVAPRAADMIAEATLAVQFGLTVDDIIDTIHPFPTFSEAFKHACQSFRRDMSKMSCCVE, from the coding sequence ATGTCTTCGAACAGTTCTTACGACCTCGTGGTTCTCGGTGGCGGAGCGGCCGCCTTCGCCGCGCTCACGGAAGCCAGTTCTCGCGGGCTCTCGACGGCACTCGTGAACACTGGACTACCACTCGGCGGCACCTGCGTCAACGTCGGTTGCGTCCCGAGTAAACACCTGCTCGAAGTCGGGAAGATGGCGTTCGAACCGCCACGGAACCCCTTCAAAGCCGTTCGCTACGAACAGGAACCGGAAGTTGACTGGGCCACAGCAATCGACGAGAAAAACGAACTCATTGCGTCGCTCCGCGAGCAGAACTACGTGGACGTGGCAGATCACTTCGACGTAGACGTGTACGAGGGGTTCGGCCAGTTCGCCACCGACACGAGTATCGAAATCGGAGAAGGAGACGACGTGGGGGTCACGCTTTCGGGCGAGAAAATCCTCGTCGCGACCGGGAGCTCCCCGAAAATCGCCCCGATTGATGGTATCGAATCGGTCGAGTATGAGACGAGCGAGAGTATCCTCGAACGACGTGAATTGCCAGAGAGCGTCATCATGCTCGGCGGCGGCTACATCGGCCTCGAATGGGGGCAGATTCTCCACCGCGCGGGCGTCGATGTGACGATTCTCCAGCGCTCTGCGCACGTTCTCTCGGGGATGGACTCGCACCTCGGCCGTGAAGTAGAGCGCACCTTCGAGGAGGAGGGCATTCGGGTCGTGACGGGGGCGAGCTTCGAACGCGTCGGGTCAGTCACGGCGGATGGCGGGCAGCGAAGCGGTTTGGAGGGCGTCTTCGTCGAAGCCACAGTGGACGGCGACACACAGCGATTCGAGGCCAGCGACCTGTTCGTCGCAACGGGTGTGAAGCCGAATTCAGAAGGAATCGGCCTCGACGAGATTGGCGTCGAGCGCGACGAAACGGGCGCAATCGTCGTGGACGACTTCTTCCAGACGACCAATCAGACCGTCTACGCCGCGGGTGACGTCATCGGCGAGCCGATGCTCGAAACCGTGGCCGCCAAAGAGGGAAACCACGCCGTCAAAAATGCGTTCGGCGATGAGGGGCAATCGATCACCTACAGACACGTCCCGGAAGTCGTCTTTACCAGCCCAGAGGTTGCTTCCGTGGGTATCACCGAAGCCGAGTACATGGAAGAACACGGCACCTGCTCGTGCCGAACGGTTCTCATGAAAGACGAGTCCAAATCCAAGGCGGTGAAAGACACTCGCGGGCTCGTCCAGGTCGTCAAACACCACGAGACGGACGAAATCGTCGGCGTCCACATGGTTGCCCCACGGGCGGCTGACATGATTGCGGAAGCCACGCTCGCCGTGCAATTCGGGCTGACGGTGGACGACATCATCGACACAATTCATCCATTTCCGACGTTCTCAGAGGCGTTCAAACACGCCTGTCAGTCATTTCGCCGTGACATGTCCAAGATGAGTTGCTGTGTTGAGTGA
- a CDS encoding aldo/keto reductase: protein MHYRTLGDSGVEVSEVGFGAWVVGTDWWGDKTEAESIEMVQHALSEGITFFDTGDVYGHGRSEELIGQALAEHRDEVTIGTKIGYDFYNHAQAGHGEIPKNLDPEWMRHCVEQSIERLDIEHIDFLQLHNANVAEVTPEVMDVLSDLRDEGRVDALGWALGPSIGWLAEGDRAVELDFDAVQTVFNMFEQVPGQHFIDTIRRENADTSVIARVPHSSGLLNEQVRPETELEAGDHRGFRPDEWYETGWEKIETVRFLEQNGERTMAQAAIQWLLSHDEVASVTPTFHSTDDITEWAAASETPPLTDEEQARVAELYETNFKIDRNDGMDSLRSSVDGEDIDAAGLKLKNAGA, encoded by the coding sequence ATGCACTACCGAACGCTCGGCGATTCTGGCGTCGAGGTAAGCGAGGTTGGCTTCGGCGCGTGGGTCGTCGGCACCGACTGGTGGGGCGACAAGACTGAAGCTGAATCCATCGAGATGGTTCAACACGCCCTCTCTGAGGGGATTACCTTCTTCGACACGGGCGACGTGTACGGCCACGGGCGCTCTGAAGAACTCATCGGGCAGGCCCTCGCAGAGCACCGCGACGAAGTCACCATCGGGACGAAAATCGGCTACGACTTCTACAACCACGCACAGGCGGGCCACGGCGAGATTCCGAAGAACCTCGACCCAGAGTGGATGCGCCATTGCGTCGAACAGAGCATCGAGCGCCTCGACATCGAACACATCGACTTCCTCCAACTGCACAACGCAAACGTCGCGGAAGTCACCCCCGAGGTCATGGACGTGCTCTCCGACCTACGCGACGAAGGCCGCGTGGACGCCCTTGGCTGGGCGCTTGGCCCGTCGATTGGCTGGCTCGCAGAAGGCGACCGCGCCGTCGAACTCGATTTCGACGCCGTCCAGACCGTGTTCAACATGTTCGAGCAGGTTCCCGGCCAGCACTTCATCGACACCATCCGCCGGGAGAACGCAGACACCTCCGTCATCGCTCGGGTTCCCCACTCCTCTGGGCTGCTGAACGAGCAGGTGCGCCCGGAAACCGAACTCGAAGCCGGTGACCACCGTGGGTTCCGTCCCGACGAATGGTACGAGACGGGCTGGGAGAAAATCGAAACCGTCCGCTTCTTAGAGCAAAATGGAGAACGTACGATGGCACAGGCCGCCATCCAGTGGCTCCTCAGCCACGATGAGGTCGCCTCCGTCACGCCGACGTTCCACTCCACCGACGACATCACCGAATGGGCTGCCGCCTCAGAGACTCCACCGCTCACAGACGAGGAACAAGCCCGCGTCGCAGAGCTGTACGAAACCAACTTCAAAATCGACAGAAACGACGGCATGGACAGCCTTCGCTCCTCGGTTGACGGGGAAGATATCGACGCCGCTGGCCTGAAGCTTAAGAACGCTGGCGCATAA
- a CDS encoding acyltransferase, with amino-acid sequence MTKRHVHLPTGAEAGIRAFIDEVDDRLSSDDESTCEVVEDVLIDLYGDREAYERWQNGEDISTAERVRLQGYDPCNSSLESEYYAEKDEEKFKRSKHLQWLWRQFDATPMADNIEFALRFRQMLANHLFEDAGDNLRIFKGVTMTYGHNISVGDNTVIHDDVHLDDRGKLTIGKRCSISDGVHVYSHDHDINDQTAVENFHTIVEDDVRLTFDAMVRAGVKVGENSVVGARSVVQHDVPAHHVVVGQPAKSVRVKPGWESVAHPVDEKYESHRDERKLPYDLPEKLDVFDEFGRTRTPPN; translated from the coding sequence ATGACGAAGCGACACGTTCACCTGCCCACTGGCGCCGAGGCAGGCATCCGCGCTTTCATCGACGAGGTCGACGACCGCCTCTCTTCTGACGATGAAAGCACCTGTGAGGTCGTCGAAGACGTCCTCATTGACCTCTATGGCGACCGGGAAGCGTATGAACGATGGCAAAACGGCGAGGACATCTCGACCGCAGAGCGCGTCCGCCTGCAGGGCTACGACCCGTGTAACTCCTCGCTCGAAAGCGAATACTACGCCGAGAAAGACGAGGAGAAGTTCAAACGCTCAAAGCACCTCCAATGGCTCTGGCGGCAGTTCGACGCCACGCCAATGGCCGACAACATCGAGTTCGCCCTCCGTTTCCGTCAGATGCTCGCAAACCATCTGTTCGAAGACGCCGGCGACAACCTCCGCATCTTCAAGGGCGTCACGATGACCTACGGCCACAACATCTCTGTTGGCGACAACACCGTCATCCACGACGATGTACACTTAGACGACCGCGGCAAACTCACCATTGGCAAGCGGTGTTCGATTTCTGACGGCGTCCACGTCTACAGCCACGACCACGATATCAACGACCAAACGGCGGTCGAGAACTTCCACACGATTGTCGAAGACGACGTCCGCCTGACCTTCGACGCGATGGTTCGTGCAGGCGTCAAAGTCGGCGAGAACTCCGTCGTCGGCGCGCGCTCGGTCGTCCAGCACGACGTGCCCGCCCACCACGTCGTCGTAGGTCAACCTGCAAAGAGCGTCCGCGTGAAACCCGGCTGGGAGTCCGTTGCCCACCCGGTAGACGAGAAATACGAGAGTCACCGAGACGAGCGCAAACTCCCGTACGACCTCCCCGAGAAATTGGACGTGTTCGACGAGTTCGGGCGCACTCGTACGCCGCCGAACTGA
- a CDS encoding gamma carbonic anhydrase family protein produces the protein MLRSFDGTEPDIAASAYVDPAAVVIGDVRIGPDASVWPNAVLRGDVGTIVVGEGANVQDNATLHEDVVLEASTTVGHGAIVHDATVREGSLVGMNAVVLDDADIGRESIVAAGSVVTEGTEVPPGVLVTGAPATVKLDLDNADVSAGAAHYVALSKRYAETSEILSEEGFSDRDC, from the coding sequence ATGCTTCGGTCATTTGACGGGACAGAGCCAGACATTGCTGCGAGCGCCTACGTAGACCCCGCCGCCGTCGTCATCGGCGATGTGCGAATCGGCCCCGACGCCAGCGTCTGGCCGAACGCGGTCCTCCGTGGCGACGTGGGAACCATCGTCGTCGGCGAGGGTGCGAACGTCCAAGACAACGCCACCCTCCACGAAGACGTCGTTTTGGAAGCCTCTACCACCGTCGGCCACGGAGCCATCGTCCACGACGCGACGGTGCGCGAAGGGAGTCTGGTTGGCATGAATGCCGTCGTACTCGATGATGCAGACATCGGCCGTGAGAGCATCGTCGCCGCCGGAAGCGTCGTCACCGAAGGCACCGAAGTTCCTCCGGGCGTACTCGTGACTGGCGCACCCGCGACGGTGAAACTCGACCTTGACAACGCGGACGTTTCTGCTGGCGCAGCTCACTACGTCGCACTCTCGAAACGCTATGCCGAAACCTCGGAAATTCTCTCAGAGGAGGGCTTTTCTGACCGTGACTGCTAA